A portion of the Synergistaceae bacterium genome contains these proteins:
- a CDS encoding class I fructose-bisphosphate aldolase: MEFGKLEALLGSEAESLLTHKCETISKDLLSLPGSDFVDRVLSCTDRPIPVLRSMQTLFSHGRLANTGYISILPVDQGIEHSAGASFGPNPIYFDPENIIKLAMEAGCNAVATTLGVLGAVARKYAHKIPFVLKLNHNELLTYPNQFDQVLFASVEQAYNLGAVAVGATIYFGSAESTRQIQEISKAFHKAHEMGMATILWCYLRNSAFKIKKDDVVTDYHASADLTGQANHLGVTIEADIIKQKLPENNGGYLAMGKGYGKTSKEMYEKLTTDHPIDLARYQVANCYMGRAGLINSGGASSGASDLSEAVRTAVINKRAGGMGLILGRKAFQRPMSEGVKIINAVQDVYLCKDITVA; the protein is encoded by the coding sequence ATGGAATTCGGAAAACTTGAAGCGTTATTAGGTTCTGAGGCCGAGTCTTTATTAACTCACAAGTGCGAGACAATTTCAAAGGATTTATTATCATTGCCGGGCTCTGATTTCGTTGATAGAGTCTTAAGCTGCACGGACAGGCCGATCCCTGTTTTGCGTTCAATGCAGACACTTTTTAGTCACGGCAGACTCGCTAACACCGGTTATATTTCGATTTTGCCGGTTGATCAGGGAATCGAACACAGCGCGGGTGCATCATTCGGGCCGAATCCGATTTATTTTGACCCTGAAAATATTATCAAGCTCGCAATGGAGGCCGGTTGTAATGCAGTAGCTACTACTCTGGGAGTACTCGGTGCAGTTGCTAGAAAATATGCGCATAAAATCCCCTTCGTGCTCAAATTAAATCATAATGAGTTATTGACTTATCCGAATCAATTTGATCAAGTTTTATTTGCGTCAGTTGAACAGGCTTATAATCTCGGAGCGGTTGCAGTGGGTGCTACGATTTATTTCGGGAGCGCGGAGTCAACACGTCAGATTCAGGAAATTTCTAAGGCGTTCCATAAAGCCCACGAAATGGGAATGGCTACGATTTTATGGTGCTATTTGCGTAATTCAGCGTTCAAAATCAAGAAAGATGACGTTGTAACAGATTATCACGCGTCGGCAGATTTGACAGGTCAGGCGAATCACTTAGGAGTAACAATCGAGGCCGATATTATTAAGCAGAAATTACCGGAAAATAACGGCGGTTATTTGGCAATGGGTAAGGGCTACGGCAAGACTTCTAAAGAAATGTACGAGAAATTAACGACAGATCACCCGATCGATTTAGCTCGTTATCAGGTCGCAAATTGTTACATGGGCCGTGCAGGATTAATTAATTCGGGCGGTGCTTCAAGCGGTGCCAGTGATTTAAGCGAGGCAGTAAGAACAGCAGTAATTAACAAGAGAGCCGGCGGAATGGGATTAATACTCGGTCGAAAGGCTTTCCAGCGTCCTATGAGTGAAGGCGTTAAAATTATCAATGCAGTGCAGGACGTTTATCTCTGCAAAGATATTACAGTTGCGTAA
- a CDS encoding DEAD/DEAH box helicase — MDFTSYGLRKELLRALNERGFDSPMEVQDRVLSEGWNHDFIVRAKTGSGKTLAFLLPLMQELKIGEKMPQILILAPTRELAQQTAEESEFLGKFLKVSTASLVGGMDIYPQLRTLKHGAAIIAGTPGRVRDHIKRGTLDTSEIKNVVLDEGDLMLDMGFREELESILDSLPEGRRWLFSATMPDDVKALANKYLNEPITLSIDDEDSQHEDISHRVYKIPSKKRFEGLVDVLLWEHPARSLVFCHTKIESIEIAQRLQDHGFSAAALQGDMTQSERNAVLASFKSGSIPCLVATNVAARGLDIEGVSHVIQLGLPDDKETFIHRSGRTGRAGHEGVNLVLLSPPEMRKFRDMLKDTSIKTEWLDIPSIDKIHSAWRDAAEQEIFAAPVDSYYGECVKWAADLITRAAPKVIIAKLLSVLSAKNKGYNLESELKHELEHRDKHKNFNGHNKQAKSKSYNHDKSQVKQSRNYTSKSKTGRYSDNDKRERKNYSRKH, encoded by the coding sequence TTGGATTTTACTTCTTACGGCCTCAGAAAAGAATTATTGCGTGCTTTGAATGAACGCGGCTTTGACTCACCTATGGAAGTTCAGGACAGAGTCTTATCTGAAGGTTGGAATCATGATTTTATTGTTCGTGCTAAAACAGGTTCAGGGAAGACTCTAGCTTTTCTTTTACCGTTAATGCAGGAATTGAAGATAGGCGAAAAAATGCCGCAGATTTTAATACTCGCTCCCACTAGAGAATTAGCACAGCAGACAGCAGAAGAGTCCGAGTTTCTCGGCAAATTTCTGAAAGTTTCTACGGCTTCACTCGTCGGAGGCATGGACATTTACCCGCAATTAAGAACGTTAAAGCACGGCGCGGCAATTATAGCAGGAACTCCCGGACGAGTCAGAGATCACATAAAGCGCGGAACTCTTGACACTAGCGAAATAAAAAATGTCGTTCTCGATGAGGGCGATTTAATGCTTGATATGGGATTTCGTGAAGAGCTGGAATCAATTCTTGACTCGTTACCTGAAGGCCGGCGGTGGCTGTTTTCTGCAACTATGCCCGATGACGTTAAAGCACTCGCAAATAAATATTTGAATGAACCTATAACGCTTTCAATCGATGACGAAGACTCACAGCATGAAGATATTTCACATAGAGTCTATAAGATTCCTTCTAAGAAAAGATTTGAGGGGCTTGTCGACGTGCTTTTATGGGAACATCCGGCAAGAAGTCTAGTTTTCTGTCATACAAAAATTGAATCTATAGAAATCGCTCAAAGATTGCAGGATCACGGCTTCAGTGCGGCGGCTCTACAGGGCGATATGACTCAAAGCGAACGGAACGCAGTATTAGCATCGTTTAAATCCGGGTCGATTCCCTGTTTAGTCGCTACAAATGTCGCAGCAAGGGGACTCGATATTGAGGGCGTTAGTCATGTTATACAATTGGGACTCCCTGACGATAAAGAGACTTTCATACACAGAAGCGGCAGAACTGGCCGGGCAGGTCATGAGGGCGTAAATCTCGTACTGCTTTCACCTCCTGAAATGCGCAAGTTCCGGGACATGCTCAAGGACACAAGCATAAAAACTGAATGGCTTGATATTCCCAGTATCGATAAAATTCATTCAGCGTGGAGAGATGCGGCCGAACAGGAAATTTTTGCGGCACCTGTTGACTCTTATTACGGGGAGTGCGTGAAGTGGGCAGCTGATTTAATTACACGTGCAGCTCCTAAAGTCATTATCGCTAAATTATTATCCGTCTTGAGCGCAAAAAATAAAGGCTATAATCTTGAAAGCGAACTAAAACACGAACTCGAACACCGAGATAAGCATAAAAATTTTAATGGCCATAATAAACAGGCTAAATCAAAATCTTATAATCACGACAAATCACAAGTAAAGCAATCAAGAAATTATACCAGTAAAAGCAAAACCGGCCGATATTCAGATAATGATAAACGAGAACGCAAAAATTATTCACGCAAGCATTGA
- a CDS encoding DUF308 domain-containing protein: MRFSRINFYVNGIILIILGCLSLYYPVEALMSAGFFIGLGLIASGLNDFAGFYYFRMKRFLIWGILDLIAGILLFLQPGMTAFLIPFAIAFWLFSVGISRACAALWLGGGQIPGWWVMLINGIALIILALLMSLSPVVSALSVMIVLGYGLIIAGVLVIAEGCIMIKK, from the coding sequence ATGAGATTTTCACGAATAAATTTTTACGTAAACGGAATAATTTTAATTATTCTCGGCTGCTTAAGTCTTTATTACCCTGTCGAGGCTTTAATGTCAGCAGGATTCTTTATCGGTCTTGGCCTTATAGCGTCGGGATTAAATGATTTCGCGGGATTCTATTATTTCAGAATGAAGAGATTTCTAATCTGGGGGATTCTTGACTTAATAGCAGGAATATTATTATTTTTACAGCCCGGCATGACAGCTTTCTTGATTCCATTTGCTATAGCTTTCTGGCTGTTCAGTGTAGGAATTTCGAGGGCTTGTGCTGCTTTATGGCTGGGAGGCGGACAAATTCCCGGCTGGTGGGTCATGCTGATAAACGGTATAGCTTTAATAATTCTCGCGTTGTTAATGAGTCTCTCTCCGGTTGTGAGTGCTTTATCTGTCATGATTGTTTTAGGTTACGGCTTAATTATTGCGGGCGTGTTAGTCATTGCAGAAGGTTGTATAATGATTAAGAAGTAA
- a CDS encoding glycosyltransferase: MSKTVIEINGGPRGSTALGRLIDPVGKPRGYKIYNAFPLQWREDGLFGGKYNLQENEIRITGSLIYALNQRLGKYTGLLDCYNYFTTKKFLRKIDSLNPSLIHLHNLHGNFINLRLLFDYIKRKKLKIVWTLHDCWSFTARCPHFTISQCNKWKTGCHNCPDLKGYPAMSIDMTKLMWKLKRKWFTGIDRDKIVIVCPSKWLADLARESYLGGYDIRVIHNGINLDIYKPAPGHFRANHNIPPEKFIVLGVAAYWGARKGFDIFMRLARELDSRFQVVIVGNAKGLADQMPENLLHIQQTWNAQELAEIYTESNVFANPTREEVLGMVNVEANACGTPVVMYRTGGAPECIDDSCGVVVDYNDYDSLKREIIRVCETKPFTSESCINYAHKNFNYQDRMTEYVNLFDELMQRE; encoded by the coding sequence TTGAGCAAAACAGTAATAGAAATCAACGGAGGCCCTAGAGGCAGTACGGCACTGGGAAGACTCATAGACCCAGTAGGCAAACCCCGCGGCTATAAAATTTATAATGCATTCCCATTACAATGGCGGGAAGATGGGCTTTTCGGCGGTAAATATAATCTTCAGGAAAACGAGATAAGAATCACAGGCAGCCTAATTTATGCGCTAAATCAAAGACTCGGGAAGTATACGGGCTTGCTTGACTGCTATAATTATTTCACGACAAAAAAATTTTTACGCAAAATCGACTCGCTGAATCCTTCATTGATACATTTACATAATTTACACGGAAATTTTATAAATCTAAGATTATTATTTGACTATATCAAGCGAAAAAAATTAAAAATTGTCTGGACTCTTCATGACTGCTGGAGCTTCACGGCTAGATGTCCGCATTTCACGATTTCACAGTGCAATAAATGGAAAACTGGCTGCCATAATTGCCCGGATTTGAAAGGCTACCCCGCAATGTCAATAGATATGACAAAATTAATGTGGAAATTAAAGCGCAAATGGTTCACGGGAATCGACCGCGATAAAATTGTAATTGTCTGTCCGTCTAAGTGGCTCGCAGATCTAGCAAGAGAGTCATATTTGGGCGGTTATGATATAAGAGTCATTCACAACGGCATAAATCTCGATATTTACAAGCCCGCGCCCGGACATTTCAGGGCAAATCACAATATTCCCCCTGAAAAATTTATAGTACTCGGAGTCGCTGCTTACTGGGGAGCCCGCAAAGGTTTTGATATATTTATGAGATTAGCGCGGGAATTAGACTCAAGATTTCAAGTTGTCATAGTCGGCAATGCAAAGGGACTCGCTGATCAAATGCCGGAGAATTTATTACACATACAACAAACTTGGAACGCTCAAGAATTAGCAGAAATTTACACGGAGTCAAACGTTTTCGCAAATCCTACTCGTGAAGAAGTGCTCGGAATGGTAAATGTTGAAGCAAACGCTTGCGGGACTCCCGTCGTCATGTACAGAACCGGCGGAGCTCCTGAATGTATAGATGACTCATGCGGAGTAGTTGTCGATTATAATGATTATGACTCACTCAAGCGCGAAATTATAAGAGTCTGCGAGACAAAACCGTTTACAAGTGAATCATGTATAAATTATGCGCATAAAAATTTTAACTATCAAGACCGCATGACAGAATATGTGAATTTGTTCGATGAGTTAATGCAAAGAGAGTAA
- a CDS encoding transposase: MKKFNRGYWDETCAHLSRSLWLPRDEILDSLNNESSNYIYSNINNSWFESECHYLPFNAAYKTTQKIRLYPDSRQQDILNQWLGTARYMFNRTIEFLSSGNNSDWLEIKRSLMQDLPEWAQNVPSQIKSFAVHDAYMTSRHNGGANFRARRDAKQTLEIPKSSVNNRGIYTHFLGNMTHSGEIPKPDGNCKLIYESGQWFICVPVKISIASDKQGRAVSLDPGIRNFMTFYSLDSCGKIGRNAFSKIYSLCVYLDDLYFRMSQANHRQRVKMKRAAERLYWRIINLTDELTRKTALFIVKNFDVIALPEFRPDITGKFYSRTVREVINRAHRGFHDFIRTKAEQYGRKIIAQNEDWTSQTCSWNGEIKSPGKKFIRDGNIKLDRDYNGARGIFLRALRESAIPHNRGATPELFNQCQAE; encoded by the coding sequence ATGAAAAAATTTAATCGCGGGTACTGGGACGAGACATGTGCGCATTTATCGCGTTCTTTATGGCTGCCTCGTGATGAGATTTTAGACTCGCTCAACAATGAATCTTCTAATTACATATACTCAAATATAAATAATTCTTGGTTCGAGTCTGAGTGTCATTATCTCCCGTTTAACGCAGCTTATAAGACAACGCAGAAGATTCGCCTTTACCCTGACTCAAGACAGCAGGATATATTAAATCAATGGCTGGGCACTGCTCGTTACATGTTTAATCGCACGATTGAATTTCTTTCAAGCGGCAATAATTCGGACTGGCTAGAGATTAAACGCTCGTTAATGCAAGATTTACCGGAATGGGCGCAGAATGTTCCCTCACAGATTAAATCTTTCGCTGTTCATGATGCCTATATGACTTCACGACACAACGGGGGCGCAAATTTCAGAGCCAGACGAGACGCAAAGCAAACTCTTGAGATTCCTAAATCATCAGTGAATAATCGCGGCATTTATACGCATTTCTTAGGGAATATGACTCATTCGGGAGAAATTCCCAAGCCCGACGGAAATTGCAAACTCATTTATGAATCTGGGCAATGGTTTATCTGCGTACCCGTAAAAATTTCTATTGCGTCCGATAAGCAAGGGCGCGCGGTCTCTCTTGATCCGGGCATTAGAAATTTCATGACGTTCTACAGTCTTGACTCGTGCGGCAAAATCGGCCGTAATGCTTTCTCAAAAATTTACAGTCTGTGCGTTTATCTCGATGATTTATATTTCAGAATGTCGCAGGCAAATCACAGGCAGCGCGTAAAAATGAAGAGGGCGGCAGAGCGGCTTTACTGGAGAATCATCAATCTCACTGACGAGTTAACCCGTAAGACTGCATTATTCATCGTTAAAAATTTTGATGTTATAGCACTTCCGGAATTCAGGCCGGACATAACAGGAAAATTTTACTCGCGCACGGTGAGAGAAGTAATCAATCGGGCTCACAGGGGATTCCATGATTTCATCAGGACAAAAGCCGAGCAGTACGGACGGAAAATTATCGCGCAAAATGAAGACTGGACCTCGCAAACATGTTCATGGAACGGCGAAATAAAGTCTCCGGGTAAGAAATTTATTAGAGACGGCAATATCAAACTAGACCGTGATTATAACGGTGCGCGGGGAATATTTCTCCGGGCTTTGCGAGAATCCGCCATCCCTCACAATAGGGGTGCTACGCCTGAATTATTTAATCAGTGTCAGGCCGAATGA
- a CDS encoding aldo/keto reductase: MSYLGENIKKLGFGLMRLPHIDENTIDIEQTKKMVDEFLQAGFTYFDTAWAYPGSEDAMRVALVERYPRENYQIATKNAAWINCKTKEDAINQYNTSLKQSGAGYFDFYLLHNLGDSRTKFFEDFNLWEYFLNEKKSGRIKHLGFSFHSTPEQLDEILNKHPEAEFVQLQINYGDWENSAIQSRACYEVARKHNKPVIIMEPVKGGNLATPPESVEKILKAAEPESSCASWAIRFAADLEGVITVLSGMSTLEQMRDNISVMNNFTHLTPEQKKVIEHARIELAKIPIIPCTTCNYCAKVCPKDIGISASFASMNMLTLYNNLKMAQHNYDWYVKGQGHKPANDCIKCGKCEQACPQHIEIRKELERVAKTFTA; this comes from the coding sequence ATGTCATATTTAGGTGAAAATATCAAGAAATTAGGTTTTGGCTTAATGCGTCTGCCTCACATTGACGAGAACACAATCGATATTGAGCAGACTAAGAAAATGGTCGACGAGTTTTTACAGGCCGGATTCACATATTTTGATACTGCCTGGGCTTATCCGGGAAGTGAGGACGCTATGAGAGTCGCACTTGTCGAACGTTACCCGCGAGAAAATTATCAGATTGCTACGAAAAATGCCGCGTGGATTAATTGCAAGACTAAAGAAGACGCTATTAATCAATATAATACTTCTCTCAAACAGTCAGGAGCGGGATATTTTGATTTTTACTTACTGCACAATTTAGGCGACTCACGAACTAAATTTTTTGAAGACTTCAATTTATGGGAGTATTTCCTGAATGAGAAGAAATCAGGCCGCATTAAACACTTGGGATTCTCATTTCATTCAACGCCCGAACAGTTAGACGAGATTCTAAATAAACATCCTGAAGCGGAATTTGTACAGCTCCAAATTAATTACGGTGATTGGGAGAATTCGGCTATACAGTCAAGAGCCTGCTATGAAGTCGCGCGCAAGCATAACAAGCCGGTTATCATTATGGAACCTGTTAAGGGCGGGAATTTGGCGACTCCTCCTGAAAGCGTAGAAAAAATTTTGAAGGCTGCCGAGCCCGAGTCCTCCTGTGCTTCATGGGCTATCAGATTCGCCGCTGACTTAGAAGGAGTCATTACAGTATTATCCGGAATGTCTACACTTGAACAAATGCGCGATAATATTTCAGTCATGAACAATTTTACTCATTTAACGCCCGAACAGAAAAAAGTTATCGAGCATGCAAGAATCGAACTCGCAAAGATTCCTATTATTCCATGCACAACATGTAATTATTGCGCTAAAGTCTGCCCTAAAGATATAGGGATTTCTGCGTCATTTGCTTCAATGAACATGCTGACTCTTTATAATAATTTAAAGATGGCACAGCATAATTACGACTGGTACGTGAAGGGACAAGGCCATAAACCTGCTAATGACTGTATCAAGTGCGGGAAGTGTGAGCAGGCATGTCCGCAGCATATAGAGATCCGCAAAGAACTTGAACGGGTCGCAAAAACTTTCACGGCATAA
- a CDS encoding HAD family phosphatase — protein MIKNIIFDIGNVLINFNWAGYMQKLFPGQDDLIAKLNNAVWGDGRWERLDAGDDPEKVWSSIINICPENEPEIKKIISRVGETLTKRAGTHEWINNLKSRGYKVYYLSNYSHFVMQANPEVLDFLPLMDGGVFSCDVKLLKPELEIYDTLAKKYNLIPSKCVFIDDLFANVQGAILYGFKAIQCVNQEQAKQDLNNLLLESN, from the coding sequence ATGATTAAAAATATAATATTTGACATCGGCAATGTATTAATTAATTTCAACTGGGCTGGCTATATGCAAAAATTATTCCCCGGTCAAGATGATTTAATAGCAAAGTTAAATAATGCAGTCTGGGGCGATGGACGCTGGGAAAGACTCGACGCAGGGGACGACCCCGAAAAAGTTTGGTCAAGCATTATAAATATCTGCCCTGAGAATGAGCCGGAAATCAAGAAAATTATTTCAAGAGTCGGCGAAACTTTAACAAAACGAGCGGGGACTCATGAATGGATAAATAATTTAAAGTCTCGCGGCTATAAAGTTTATTACTTGTCAAATTATTCGCATTTCGTCATGCAAGCAAATCCTGAAGTGTTAGATTTCCTGCCTTTAATGGACGGGGGCGTGTTCTCTTGTGATGTCAAGCTGCTTAAACCTGAACTCGAAATTTATGATACACTCGCAAAAAAATATAATTTGATACCGTCTAAATGCGTCTTCATTGATGATTTATTTGCAAACGTTCAGGGAGCTATATTATACGGCTTTAAAGCTATTCAATGCGTCAATCAGGAGCAGGCTAAACAGGATTTAAATAATTTATTATTAGAATCTAATTAA
- a CDS encoding SH3 domain-containing protein translates to MRKFLALLLLFAFMSAGVINAASRFQDFPAPGVCTGDYVRYREGPDTESEILGRLFTGDRVTVLSQTSVDGEIWYEIQDPENDEMSAWVSGRYIRPVN, encoded by the coding sequence ATGCGCAAATTTTTAGCACTCTTATTATTATTTGCTTTCATGTCAGCAGGAGTCATTAATGCCGCTTCAAGATTTCAGGACTTCCCAGCGCCTGGAGTCTGCACCGGTGATTATGTTCGTTATCGTGAGGGCCCCGACACTGAATCAGAAATATTAGGCCGGCTTTTTACTGGCGATAGAGTTACTGTTTTGTCTCAAACTTCAGTTGACGGCGAAATCTGGTACGAAATCCAAGACCCCGAAAATGACGAAATGTCCGCGTGGGTTTCAGGACGTTATATCAGACCAGTTAATTAA
- the raiA gene encoding ribosome-associated translation inhibitor RaiA, giving the protein MEIRFVQRGAEIDDKLREYMEKKISRMEKFFRKILNCQIVVSHHKGSFNVETTANANGVILRAEEDALEPRKAFDQSLKNLERRIKKYNSYLKDRAQLGAGEDFSFSLDEVPEPDTNTPVIDKVKKVQIHPMDTAEAIMQMELVGHAFFMFQNAETGEINVVYKRKSSGYGLLEPIS; this is encoded by the coding sequence ATGGAAATTCGCTTTGTACAGCGCGGAGCTGAAATCGATGACAAGCTCAGGGAATATATGGAGAAAAAGATTTCCCGCATGGAAAAATTTTTCAGGAAGATTCTTAACTGTCAAATCGTCGTGTCTCATCACAAGGGCAGCTTCAACGTAGAGACTACAGCAAATGCAAACGGAGTAATTTTGCGGGCAGAAGAAGACGCTTTAGAACCGAGAAAAGCATTTGACCAGTCTTTAAAGAATCTTGAGCGCAGAATCAAGAAATATAATTCTTATCTCAAAGACAGAGCACAGCTCGGAGCAGGTGAAGATTTTTCCTTCAGTCTTGATGAAGTCCCCGAACCTGACACAAATACGCCCGTAATCGACAAAGTTAAGAAAGTCCAGATTCACCCAATGGACACAGCCGAGGCAATTATGCAAATGGAACTCGTCGGACATGCTTTCTTTATGTTCCAGAATGCAGAGACGGGAGAAATTAACGTAGTCTATAAACGCAAGAGCAGCGGTTACGGTTTATTAGAGCCGATAAGCTAG
- a CDS encoding isochorismatase family protein produces MSDLLVVDCQYDFIDGTLACGHSVEAVNNIVAFINSHHDIKVYYSADSHSLKHCSYIQNGGTWPVHCQANTHGAELHENFYNDVKNPSQRPNENNIFYKGTNDSVEEYSAFEAKNKAGQKICDVISNNVIVCGIASEFCVRESVLALLKSGRKIEILDNSIGWVNEENHKKNISELASMGVKIL; encoded by the coding sequence ATGTCAGATTTATTAGTAGTAGATTGTCAGTATGATTTTATTGACGGGACTCTTGCCTGCGGTCATTCAGTCGAGGCCGTAAATAATATAGTCGCGTTCATAAATTCGCACCATGACATAAAAGTTTATTACTCTGCGGACTCTCATAGTCTTAAGCATTGCAGTTATATTCAAAACGGGGGGACTTGGCCTGTACACTGTCAAGCGAATACTCACGGGGCTGAACTTCACGAAAATTTTTATAACGACGTAAAGAATCCTTCACAGCGTCCGAACGAGAATAATATTTTTTACAAGGGGACAAATGACTCAGTTGAAGAGTATTCAGCTTTTGAGGCAAAAAATAAAGCTGGTCAAAAAATTTGCGATGTCATAAGCAATAATGTAATTGTCTGCGGGATTGCAAGTGAGTTTTGTGTGCGTGAAAGTGTCTTAGCTCTGTTAAAGTCCGGCCGTAAAATTGAAATTCTTGATAATTCTATAGGCTGGGTAAATGAAGAGAATCACAAGAAAAATATCAGCGAGCTCGCTTCAATGGGAGTCAAAATTTTATGA
- a CDS encoding site-specific DNA-methyltransferase: MENVIINSNSLEYLKTLKSSSIDLIFSDPPYYMRTGKILHRVEGTEFRGCNDYWDKFDSLASYENFSREWLSECRRLLKHDGSIWVIGSMQCIYTIGAIMQELNYWLINDVIWQKSNPTPNFMGTRLNNSHETLIWAAREKNSRFTFNYKTAKELNAELNNHQMGSIWKFPICSGNERLKDSNGQKLHSTQKPMKLLERIIAISSRINDLILDPFAGTMTTAAAAKKLGRKYIMIEADKIYCEAGQKRLDSIKFEDSPIARADFDVKPVRVSMQEMISAGYFITGEKFYLQDGQEIAELNQDGKLLYNGTILDMHTCAAQAKHSKAKRVNGFDIWHVIRNNNLVSISEIRENYRAAIN, from the coding sequence ATGGAAAATGTAATTATTAATTCTAACTCGCTCGAATATTTAAAGACTCTCAAGTCCTCAAGTATAGATTTAATTTTCTCTGACCCCCCGTATTATATGCGGACCGGCAAAATCTTACACCGAGTCGAAGGCACGGAATTTCGCGGCTGTAATGATTACTGGGACAAATTTGACTCTCTTGCAAGTTATGAAAATTTTTCACGTGAATGGCTCTCAGAATGTAGAAGACTCTTAAAACATGACGGCTCTATATGGGTTATAGGCTCAATGCAATGTATTTACACTATAGGGGCAATTATGCAAGAATTAAATTACTGGCTTATAAATGACGTTATTTGGCAGAAAAGCAACCCGACACCGAATTTTATGGGAACGAGACTCAATAACAGCCATGAGACTTTAATATGGGCAGCGCGTGAGAAAAATTCAAGATTCACATTCAATTATAAGACAGCAAAGGAGTTAAACGCCGAATTAAATAATCATCAAATGGGCTCAATCTGGAAATTTCCGATCTGTTCAGGAAATGAGAGGCTGAAAGATTCAAACGGGCAAAAATTGCACTCGACTCAGAAGCCCATGAAATTACTTGAAAGAATCATAGCAATATCTTCACGCATAAATGATTTAATCCTTGACCCGTTCGCAGGAACTATGACAACAGCAGCAGCAGCAAAGAAACTCGGACGAAAATATATCATGATTGAGGCTGATAAAATTTACTGCGAGGCCGGGCAAAAACGACTCGACTCCATAAAATTTGAAGATTCACCCATAGCGCGGGCAGATTTTGACGTTAAACCGGTCAGAGTCTCAATGCAGGAAATGATTTCAGCGGGATATTTTATCACAGGAGAAAAATTTTACTTACAAGACGGCCAAGAAATTGCAGAATTAAATCAAGACGGCAAATTATTATACAACGGGACAATTTTAGACATGCATACCTGCGCGGCTCAAGCAAAACACAGCAAAGCAAAACGAGTAAACGGATTCGACATTTGGCACGTGATACGAAATAATAACCTTGTCAGCATCTCAGAAATACGCGAAAATTATCGAGCAGCAATAAATTAA